The following are encoded together in the Thunnus albacares chromosome 7, fThuAlb1.1, whole genome shotgun sequence genome:
- the LOC122986157 gene encoding homeodomain-interacting protein kinase 3-like yields the protein MGSLISQFSTRHIILSGNLSDYQIQRLIGEGTFGKVAYCTTVGTKENVAVKILKKTPTNLQNGTREVQILRKTNNLDPDEYNLVRFIEFFVHQDKVCLAFEKLDQTLCDLIKDNGKLNVKEIRPIVQQMLVALDALNKIGIIHTDIKPDNIMLVDHRERPFKVKLIDFGVAILASENHQGKTMQPLIYRSPEVILGLPITAAIDMWSLGCVLAYLYIGRDLYGRAVCEYDMLRLTVHLQGQPRKELLNDGTKTQNFFFASEAKWRLKTPAESDFEGGRDVAKGLCMRSLDDLYHPKPKQGCEHEDTQTFLSLLKQMLHPDWDRRITPSEALQHSFITEGHLHVESTSGPISEVATASRVLTISRPTHADPPDGHEEGSYNLRRN from the coding sequence ATGGGAAGCTTAATTTCACAATTCTCTACCAGGCACATAATTCTGTCTGGCAACTTGTCTGACTACCAAATCCAAAGGTTGATTGGAGAGGGGACCTTTGGGAAAGTTGCCTATTGCACTACAGTAggcacaaaagaaaatgttgcaGTCAAGATCCTGAAGAAAACCCCAACTAATCTCCAGAATGGTACACGAGAGGTGCAAATACTGAGAAAGACCAACAATCTGGATCCAGACGAGTACAATTTAGTTCgttttattgaattttttgTTCATCAGGACAAAGTTTGTCTggcatttgagaagcttgatCAGACCCTATGTGACTTGATAAAGGATAATGGAAAACTTAATGTAAAGGAAATCCGGCCAATAGTACAACAGATGCTTGTGGCACTAGATGCACTCAACAAGATTGGCATAATTCACACGGATATAAAGCCTGACAATATTATGCTCGTGGATCACAGGGAGCGTCCTTTTAAAGTCAAACTAATAGATTTTGGTGTGGCTATTCTGGCCTCTGAAAACCATCAAGGCAAGACAATGCAACCTTTGATATACAGATCTCCAGAGGTCATACTGGGGCTTCCAATCACTGCCGCCATAGATATGTGGTCTCTTGGGTGCGTCCTAGCCTATCTGTATATCGGCAGGGACCTGTATGGTAGGGCAGTGTGCGAATACGACATGTTAAGATTAACTGTACATTTGCAAGGTCAGCCGAGAAAGGAGCTGCTGAATGATGGGACCAAAACCCAGAATTTTTTCTTTGCTTCTGAAGCAAAATGGAGGCTGAAGACACCAGCAGAGTCTGATTTTGAAGGAGGACGTGATGTGGCAAAGGGTTTATGCATGCGATCTCTAGATGACCTGTATCACCCAAAGCCAAAACAAGGATGTGAGcatgaagacacacagacatttcTGAGTCTGTTAAAACAGATGCTGCATCCAGATTGGGATAGAAGAATTACTCCCAGTGAAGCTTTGCAACATTCATTTATTACAGAGGGACACCTGCATGTAGAATCAACTTCTGGCCCAATTAGTGAAGTTGCCACAGCTTCCAGAGTTCTTACTATAAGTAGGCCTACACATGCAGATCCACCAGATGGGCATGAAGAAGGATCCTACAACTTGAGaagaaactaa
- the exosc6 gene encoding exosome complex component MTR3: MPTDTKRVRGPEVSQSPHLFACKPAAVLPSHGPRADGRPRDQVDVRPVFVRCGLVSQAKGSAYMEAGNTKLMSCVYGPRETERKDETDMKCGRLTTDMRFAPFSCPERGSWIQGSLDKDLSLMLHESLQPAVCLHKYPRSQIEVNVMVLENSGSVLAHAVTCASLALADAGIEMYDLVLGCAIRQDGASYVVDPTYAEENSCSSVSGENQGGLTVAFLPSLNQISGLQSDGEMTEETLTAGVRTCIEGCYKIYPVVQQALAKAVRRAAPPPSES, encoded by the exons ATGCCGACTGACACCAAGCGAGTACGCGGCCCGGAGGTGTCTCAAAGCCCGCATCTGTTTGCGTGCAAGCCGGCAGCCGTCCTGCCCTCGCACGGTCCCAGAGCGGACGGTCGGCCGCGGGATCAGGTGGACGTCCGGCCTGTTTTCGTCCGGTGCGGGCTTGTTAGCCAGGCCAAAGGGTCCGCGTACATGGAGGCTGGAAACACCAAGCTGATGAGCTGCGTCTACGGTCCCAGAGAAACTGAGCGGAAAGATGAGACCGATATGAAATGTGGAAG GTTGACTACTGATATGCGTTTCGCTCCATTCTCCTGCCCAGAGAGGGGCTCCTGGATTCAGGGCAGTCTGGACAAGGACCTCTCCCTGATGCTGCATGAGAGTCTGCAGCCAGCTGTGTGCCTCCACAAATACCCCCGCTCTCAGATCGAGGTCAACGTGATGGTTCTTGAAAACAGTGGTTCGGTCCTGGCACATGCCGTCACATGCGCCTCTCTCGCTCTCGCAGATGCAGGGATTGAAATGTACGATCTGGTGCTGGGCTGTGCCATTCGGCAGGACGGCGCTTCTTATGTGGTCGACCCTACTTATGCGGAagaaaacagctgcagctctgtTAGCGGTGAGAACCAAGGCGGTCTGACGGTTGCATTCCTGCCCAGCCTGAACCAGATTTCTGGGCTGCAGTCAGATGGAGAAATGACTGAAGAGACTCTTACAGCTGGGGTTCGGACCTGCATCGAGGGATGCTATAAAATATACCCGGTCGTCCAACAAGCTCTGGCCAAGGCTGTACGCAGGGCTGCTCCCCCACCATCAGAGAGCTGA